From a region of the Gemmatimonadota bacterium genome:
- a CDS encoding phytanoyl-CoA dioxygenase family protein has translation MYTTNSVIDKNAKPYGADKIQDLVAQFQRDGYLFLKDVLTEKEVLTLRETMERKYQDPKMHEPEGDHIRGISMMRMFEYDINFRDLIAREPFVSLAEAILGDDCHMMSQNALRYEPGQGGGWHLDDRIIFPLPDDISKHNKKIPLPCFVLNVLFPLSRADAIEYGVTEVVPGSHYAGRRPDKTEAPEFDGQGPVSMIADPGDLCMFHNQVWHRGSQNKSDQVRYVGSVVYSQRIIAQRLYPFIDYRMPEYVWAGADARMQRLLGRHEKGAYG, from the coding sequence ATGTACACCACAAACAGCGTAATCGACAAAAACGCCAAACCTTATGGCGCGGACAAAATCCAGGACTTGGTCGCGCAATTTCAGCGGGATGGATATTTGTTCTTAAAAGACGTACTAACCGAAAAAGAAGTACTGACACTTCGGGAAACAATGGAGCGAAAATATCAGGACCCCAAAATGCACGAACCCGAAGGAGACCATATTCGGGGCATCAGTATGATGCGGATGTTTGAATATGACATCAACTTCCGGGACCTGATCGCGCGGGAGCCATTTGTGAGCCTGGCAGAGGCAATCCTGGGTGATGATTGCCACATGATGTCGCAAAATGCCCTGCGATATGAACCCGGTCAGGGCGGAGGATGGCATCTGGACGACCGCATAATTTTCCCATTGCCCGATGATATATCCAAGCACAATAAAAAAATCCCGTTACCGTGCTTTGTATTGAACGTCTTATTCCCCCTGAGCCGGGCCGACGCCATCGAATACGGCGTCACAGAAGTGGTCCCCGGCAGCCATTACGCGGGCAGGAGACCGGACAAAACGGAAGCCCCCGAGTTCGATGGACAGGGACCCGTATCCATGATTGCCGACCCGGGAGATCTGTGCATGTTCCACAATCAAGTGTGGCATCGGGGATCGCAAAACAAATCCGACCAGGTCCGCTATGTAGGCTCAGTCGTGTACAGCCAGCGCATCATCGCACAGCGATTATACCCATTTATCGACTATCGAATGCCAGAATACGTCTGGGCAGGAGCCGACGCGCGAATGCAGCGGTTATTGGGCCGGCATGAGAAAGGTGCTTATGGATAA
- a CDS encoding Nramp family divalent metal transporter: protein MAEAKKLEFPELAAALRSRKIGDFLKFFGPGAIIASVTIGSGETVWASRSGAIFGYAMFWAFSLFCITKVVQVYSAARYMTLTGEHPMERWAQLPGPRGLFPAVVGVVMVVSFPFYLSSLPIMLGTISSWILFDDPARYPHLIALIFIAFLIALTLKQSYGLLEKAQTSLVGLMLLVMLIATVAANPDWVAALMGAVVPTFPVYPEWVSRNPLFADRTLIVEMVAYMGVIGGGVQDYVGYVGMLREKVWGMIGRRSNGEETISESPENLELGKAWLKAPLVDTLVSFASVLLFTAAFLILGAALLHPREIVPSGMDLYNHQVVFLTALHESAGVKTFLSGLYKLGVFFAIFGTVYGAYELYVRTAHESIRAITPKWHNLALNDVRKWTLGYTAIAGGALVLYAWWTATQDPNGIGWNPISIMTIPLHITGVLLAGPWCFAMIYIDRKFVPPPLQMGWFLVALNIISGLAFTYFGGLAVYEDILGLMK from the coding sequence ATGGCAGAAGCAAAAAAATTAGAATTTCCGGAACTGGCGGCAGCATTGCGCTCGCGGAAAATCGGCGACTTCTTAAAATTCTTTGGACCAGGCGCGATCATCGCATCGGTAACCATCGGCAGTGGAGAAACCGTGTGGGCATCGCGCAGCGGAGCGATCTTTGGCTACGCCATGTTCTGGGCATTCAGCCTGTTTTGCATCACAAAAGTCGTTCAAGTGTATTCCGCAGCGCGATATATGACACTAACCGGCGAGCACCCCATGGAGCGCTGGGCGCAACTCCCCGGACCGAGGGGATTATTCCCGGCAGTTGTAGGCGTGGTAATGGTCGTGAGCTTCCCATTTTATTTATCCAGCCTGCCCATCATGCTCGGCACGATCTCGTCGTGGATATTATTTGACGACCCGGCGCGGTATCCGCATTTGATCGCCCTCATATTTATCGCATTTTTGATAGCATTAACTCTGAAACAGAGCTATGGCCTGTTGGAAAAAGCGCAAACCTCACTCGTGGGATTGATGTTGCTGGTCATGTTAATCGCGACAGTAGCGGCAAACCCCGATTGGGTCGCCGCGCTAATGGGCGCAGTAGTACCCACATTCCCGGTATATCCAGAATGGGTATCGCGCAATCCGCTATTTGCAGACCGAACATTGATCGTCGAAATGGTCGCGTACATGGGCGTAATCGGCGGTGGAGTACAGGACTATGTGGGATATGTGGGCATGCTGCGCGAAAAGGTGTGGGGAATGATCGGTCGTCGCAGCAATGGAGAGGAAACAATCTCAGAATCCCCAGAAAACCTCGAATTGGGAAAAGCGTGGTTAAAAGCACCGCTGGTCGATACACTCGTATCATTTGCCAGTGTATTATTATTCACAGCGGCCTTTTTAATTTTAGGTGCTGCCCTGTTGCATCCGCGAGAAATCGTACCGTCCGGCATGGACCTCTACAATCACCAGGTCGTATTTTTAACCGCATTGCACGAAAGCGCAGGCGTCAAGACATTTCTCTCGGGATTGTACAAGCTCGGCGTATTCTTCGCAATTTTTGGCACCGTGTACGGCGCATATGAATTATACGTCCGCACCGCGCATGAAAGCATACGCGCAATAACCCCCAAATGGCACAATCTGGCATTGAACGACGTGCGAAAATGGACACTGGGATACACCGCTATTGCGGGTGGCGCACTGGTACTATACGCCTGGTGGACAGCCACGCAAGACCCGAATGGCATAGGCTGGAACCCAATTTCGATTATGACAATCCCCCTGCACATCACCGGGGTACTTCTCGCTGGACCCTGGTGCTTTGCGATGATCTATATCGACCGCAAATTCGTTCCACCCCCATTGCAAATGGGCTGGTTCCTCGTCGCGCTCAATATAATCTCTGGCCTCGCCTTCACCTATTTTGGTGGCCTTGCCGTATATGAAGATATATTGGGCTTAATGAAATAG
- a CDS encoding cyclase family protein, whose protein sequence is MKRILFITLLVNLMMVPVYAQQSSSEWGPEDERGAANRLTPAKVLEATKLIKTGKIYQLGKVYEHGIPLFGSRHYSLTIVGNPSGGPLGENKLVWYDEMFSGEIGQIGTQFDGLGHIGTRVGNEDVYYNGFKSSNFSKPYGLEKLGVEKAGSFFTRGVLIDVAGYKGVERLEVGYVITVADTEGALKKQNVSVGEGDVVIFRTGHGTLWMKDNETFNKGQPGIGMAVGQWLVNKKIVMVAGDTWGLEVVPGEDATQAFPVHQLLIAQNGIYILENLDLEELAKDQVYEFAFVFSPLRLKGGTGSPGNPIAVK, encoded by the coding sequence GTGAAACGCATACTATTTATAACACTACTGGTCAATCTGATGATGGTGCCAGTATATGCCCAGCAATCGTCATCGGAGTGGGGTCCCGAAGATGAACGAGGTGCCGCGAACCGGTTGACACCTGCCAAAGTCCTGGAAGCGACAAAATTGATCAAAACCGGCAAAATCTATCAATTGGGAAAAGTATATGAACACGGAATACCGCTATTTGGTTCCCGGCATTACAGTTTGACAATCGTGGGCAACCCAAGTGGTGGACCGCTCGGAGAAAACAAACTCGTATGGTACGATGAAATGTTCAGTGGCGAAATCGGTCAAATCGGTACACAATTCGATGGATTGGGGCATATTGGCACACGGGTAGGAAACGAGGATGTGTATTACAATGGCTTCAAAAGCTCGAATTTTAGCAAACCTTATGGCCTGGAAAAATTGGGTGTAGAAAAGGCGGGGTCATTTTTCACGCGCGGCGTACTGATAGACGTCGCGGGATACAAAGGGGTCGAGCGATTAGAAGTCGGATACGTAATCACAGTAGCCGATACCGAGGGCGCGCTCAAAAAACAAAATGTATCCGTGGGAGAAGGCGATGTAGTGATCTTCCGCACGGGACACGGCACCCTGTGGATGAAAGACAATGAAACATTCAATAAAGGCCAGCCGGGTATTGGAATGGCCGTGGGCCAGTGGCTCGTAAATAAAAAAATTGTAATGGTCGCAGGCGATACATGGGGCCTGGAAGTCGTACCCGGCGAGGATGCCACACAGGCTTTTCCCGTACATCAGTTGCTCATCGCCCAGAATGGAATTTACATATTAGAAAACCTGGACCTGGAAGAACTGGCAAAAGATCAGGTATATGAATTTGCATTTGTATTTTCGCCATTGCGCCTGAAAGGCGGAACGGGTTCTCCGGGAAATCCCATCGCCGTAAAATAG